DNA from Actinoplanes sp. SE50/110:
TCTGGGCGATGTTCGGATGCGACAACGTGGCCGCGGCCCGGGCCTCGTGCAGGATCCGGCTGCGGAACCGTTCGTCACCGGCGTACCGCCCGGCCAGAACCTTGACCGCCACCAGCCGGTTCAGCACCTCGTCGGTGGCCCGCCAGACCACGGCCATCCCGCCGCGCCCGAGTTCGTCCAGCAGCCGGTACCGGCCACCGAGTTTGCGTCCCTCGTCCACTCGACGCAGTTTGCCGAAATGCTCGCCGATTCGCACATCGGCGATCCTGCGAATGCCATTCATCTTTCATATTCCGCGGGGTGTGGATATCGTCGGAATCCGGCGATGGGGGGCTCGATGGCGATCTCCGGACGGCAACGGCTGACCGACGCGGCACTGAGCCGCCTGTTCGGTCGGGCGCCCGCCCTGCACGGGTACTCGGTGGAGCAGGTCCGCACCCCGATGCGCGACGGTGTCCGCCTCCTCGGCGACCACTTCACCCCGGTCACCGACCGGCCGCGCGGCACCGTGCTGATCCGTACCCCGTACGGCCGCGGCCTGCCCACCTCGGCGCTGAACGGCCGGCTCTTCGCCGCCCGCGGCTACCACGTGCTGCTACAGAGCGTGCGCGGCACCTTCGGCTCGGAGGGCACCTTCACCCCGATGGCCCAGGAGACCGAGGACGGCCAGGACACCGTCGCCTGGCTGCGCGAGCAGCCCTGGTTCGACGGTCGGCTGGCCACCCTCGGCGCCTCCTACCTGGGCTGGACCCAGTGGACGCTGCTCCAGGACCCGCCGCCCGAGCTGCACACCGCGGTGATCTACGTCGGCCCGCACGACTTCCGGGAAGCCGTCTACGGCACCGGCGCCTTCACCCTCGGTGATTTCCTCGGCTGGAGTGACCAGATCGTCCACCAGGAGGACGGCGGCCTGCGCCGGGTGCTGTCGATGGCCACCGCCCCGCGCCGGCTGCGTCCCGCCCTGGCCGGCCTCCCCCTGCCCGAAGCCGCCGAGCCGGTGCTGCGCGGCCGGGCCCCGTGGTACCGGCAGTGGCTCGCCCACCCGGACGGCGACGACCCGTGGTGGGCCCCGTACCGGGCCGGCGCCGCCCTCGACAAGGTGACCGTCCCGGTCCTGCTGATCGGCGGCTGGCAGGACCTGTTCCTCGACCAGACCCTCCAGCAGTACACCGCCCTGCGCAACCGCGGCGTCGACGTCGCCCTGACCGTCGGCCCGTGGACACATCTGCAGGTCGGACTGCACGCGGCCGGCCTCGTCGCCCGGGAGAGCCTGGCCTGGCTCGACCAGCACCTGGCCGGCGGCCCGGCCGCCCGCAAGTCACCCGTCCGGGTGCACCGCACCGGCGAACGCGCCTGGCACGATCTGCCCGCCTGGCCGCCCCCGACCGAACCGGCCACCTTCCACCTGCGCTCCGGCCGCCGCCTCACCACCACCGCTCCCGGCCCGGACGAGGGCGTCGCCGCCTTCACCTACGACCCCGCCGACCCCACCCCGTCCGTCGGCGGCCGCACCCTCACCGGCTCGATGGGCGTCAAGGACAACCGCGCCCTCGAAGCCCGCCCCGACGTCCTCACCTTCACCACCGACCCGTTGCCCACCGCCGTCGACGTGATCGGCGGCCCCACCCTCACGCTCACCGTCACCGTCGACAACCCGCACGCCGACATCTTCGCCCGCCTCTGCGACGTCGACCCGCACGGCCGCTCCCTCAACTTCACCGACCAGCACCGGCGCCTCGACCCCGGCCACCCGGCCGGCGAGCCGCACCGGCTGGAACTCACCCTCGACCCGTGCTT
Protein-coding regions in this window:
- a CDS encoding CocE/NonD family hydrolase translates to MAISGRQRLTDAALSRLFGRAPALHGYSVEQVRTPMRDGVRLLGDHFTPVTDRPRGTVLIRTPYGRGLPTSALNGRLFAARGYHVLLQSVRGTFGSEGTFTPMAQETEDGQDTVAWLREQPWFDGRLATLGASYLGWTQWTLLQDPPPELHTAVIYVGPHDFREAVYGTGAFTLGDFLGWSDQIVHQEDGGLRRVLSMATAPRRLRPALAGLPLPEAAEPVLRGRAPWYRQWLAHPDGDDPWWAPYRAGAALDKVTVPVLLIGGWQDLFLDQTLQQYTALRNRGVDVALTVGPWTHLQVGLHAAGLVARESLAWLDQHLAGGPAARKSPVRVHRTGERAWHDLPAWPPPTEPATFHLRSGRRLTTTAPGPDEGVAAFTYDPADPTPSVGGRTLTGSMGVKDNRALEARPDVLTFTTDPLPTAVDVIGGPTLTLTVTVDNPHADIFARLCDVDPHGRSLNFTDQHRRLDPGHPAGEPHRLELTLDPCFHRLLAGHRLRLQLSGGAFPRFARNPGRVGGGLAASHHTIDVAGCRLTIPVATAPPLTIR